CCCCTCTCCTACTACATCACcgaaagaaatacttttaaagcaACTATAACATCAGATTCTTCCGTTAGGCTGGACATCAAAACTTGCAGACCCAAGCTACATAGAAAAATCAGTCTTAGACTAGTGCTACTCAGACCAAACACTCATCAAACTTACTCAACTTCTAGATGTTTCCATAACGTTTCTAGTATAAAGACTGATTTTGTCTACACAAATGCTGCTGAATTACAGGATACGCAAAGCCAAAAAATATATACGAGCTTATTTGAGAAACTAAAAATGTTAAAGCAACGAGGATTTACGCAGGTCAGACCGTGGGCAGCACCTCGCTCTAGGGGGCAGGTTTCGCATCCCTCCTCGGCAACAGCCACCGCTGCCGgggcacgcacacacacacactacaccCCCTTCGGCAGAGGCCAGTCCAGCCTGGGCCAGCCCAGCGCCGAGGGCTCGGCCCAAGAACTCGAATCCTATCTTTAGCCTAGCGGACAACTCGGGGGAgcgaggcggggagggaggcaggcctCAGGGACGCGTGGCCGCAGCCCACCGGCGGGGTCTGGAGGCGCGAGGTCGGTCCCCGCCCGCCCGGAGGCCGAGGTTAGTGGAAGGGAAGCGTCTCTTACCTGGGCCGGCTCCTCCTCTGGTGCAGAAATCCCagtcccgctccccgccgcgcccgggccCGACCGCGGGTTCGCTCCGCGGAGGAGGGATGAGGCCCGCGGGCCGCCCTAGACGGGGTCGGGCGCGGACGCCTCCGGCCGGGCGACCTCCATGCCCCTCCgcccgcttcctcctcctccgccggctccgcggggagcgcggggcccagctcctgcctccgcGCCCGGCGCCCGCGGGGGTGGGAGAAGCGGCCGAAGCCCCCCCCGCTCCGCCCACCCCTGAGGCCGCGGGACCCCCGCGCGGCCACTTACGCCGCTGACAGAGCGGCTCCCCCAGCGCTGGCGGGGGGAgcgcctctcccctcccttccctcccctcgcACCTCCCCGGCGGCGCCAGCCACCCCGGGCCCCGGCGGCTGGCCGGTCTCACTCACTGCCACCCTCCATgcccgccgcccggccgcgggccgccccgccccgccctgccgCCAGGCGCCGCGTACAAGGAGGAGCCCGACGACCTCGCGAGACGCTAGAAGGGGGGCGAGTAGCGGAGGGGCTTGCCAATAAGAGGTAGCAGGGAGACAGCCAATAGGCAGGCGAGGGCAGGACGCATCGCTCGCGAGAACTGGAAGGGGCAACGGTGTCGTCTGgcgagcgcggcggggcggggcggaccCTCGCCCGCTGCCGCCGGCAGGGAGCGCGGCCGCCCTCGCCTTACGCCCCGCCCCTTGGCGGGGACGCGCCTCCTCCGCTTCTCCCCCTGCCGCCCGCCGCCATTTGGCAGCGGGGCGGGTTGGTCGGGGCTTCAACCCCGGCGCCGGGCGCTTGCCGGAGCTGCCGGTCATGAGTGAGTGGCGTGAGACGGGGAAGGGGCGTTTGGGGGCAGCGCGGCCGGccggcggggtgggggagggggtgctgTTGCCGCCGTTGCCGCCGCCGGGCGCTTGGGAGCCCAACGGACATGCGTTGGGCCGTGACGTCTCAAGGGGtgcgagggaggaggaggagccccccccccgtcaccccgcGTTAGTAGCGCTGGCTTTGGGAGGGAGCCTTCATCCGCCCTCGCCTCCCCGGCGCGTCGCGGCAGGTGCCGGTGTCGCGGCAGCCCTGACTGGCGTGCCGGTTGtcgcgggggggagggggaaaaggaggagaccCTCCCCGAGAGCGAGATGCCGCCCCGCCGCTCCTCTCCCGCGGCCGGCGGGGAAACGGCAGGTCGGGCCGGTGTACGCGAGCGGGCAGCGGCGGTGACTCCCGgtacgggccgggccgggcctggcggcggcgggagccgccTGCTCAGCCCTCCTGGGACCTCCCGTTGTGCACGGAGGGAGCTCATGGGCGTTCGCAGCCGGCCGACAGCTGTGAGGCACCGCCGGGCGGTGCAGCGTCGCGCAGCCGGtagcggcggggagggggaaaaaagcgaAGCGttaagctgtggggaaaaggtaGTTTTTCAGTAAGGctagaaaagaaacaagagacaGAAAACTAGAGGTAGGCAAAAATGTTTATTCTTTGgcgttgggtttgtttttggtttttttaagggcAGCTGAATTTGATAATGAAAGCAATTAGTAAATAGCAGGAAGTGACAGGAAATGAATATGCAGTAGCAGTATTGCTATGTTGGTTGAGTTGTTGCTCTTGCTACCTGTTGTCCCGGTTGGTAAGATTGCAGGCTAACAGATGTATTCGCGGCTGGGCATCGCTTGTAGGGTAGAGTTCAGGAATCGCCAAGTTTAGCTATTGTCGTCCTCGTGCTcgtaaaaaatattaatatacagTACAAATTGGTTTGAatcaaatatatttcatttattggttggggttttttccctaagTGTCCAGATCAACCTCAAATAGATCTAAATCTGTGAATTAAGacaaaagttttgggtttttgtagGCAGCCAGATGAGCAACTACAGAGAATTTTAAATTCCAAGGATCAGTCCCAACGTCTTGCCCGAAGGAATCCCAGTTAAGATTTGGAGCCACTATGAGTTACCGTGATACAAATAATAATTCTCCTTTTTGAAGCACGAATCCTGCCTGAAAGCAGGAGATGGCCTCTGGCCGGCTGAAGCTGCTGCACGTTGACAGGTCACGGGGGAGTTTACGTGGCTGCATTTCACACAAGGCACACGTGTGTCTTCCCCACCTCATTCACTGTGAAGAAGAATGCTGGTGGCTTTGCTACAAAtgagtttctttctctcttgtgtGGTTGGGTTGGGTCTAAATGAGAAAGTGCACGGGAGGGTGAGTATGTGCTGTGTTTAAAAACTTTTATTGATGCATACAAATTATCAGAGGTGTTAACTGCATCGGAGTCTGAATGCCAAATGTGTTCCAAGCTCATGGAGAGAGGCCTGAGAGGCTTTGTTTATACTGGCTAGAGAATTCATCAGCCACGAATTGAGTTAAAGACTGCACTTCAAATTCTTAAATACGGATCTGATTAAATCAATTTCTGTAACAGTTTAGCCAGCTAATGTGGAAGATCATCCTTTGTCTGTGATATTTTTGTAGTCCCGTAAGAATATGAGACCAGAATTGGAAGGAGAGATGAGGAACAAGAAAAGCAGATGCTTAAAACCAATGTAGTATGATATCTATCTACAGAATATTAAAAAGAGCTCAAACTGCTAAACCAGAGTAAATATATTAACCACCTGTGATAATATACCAGTCTGCTGAAGAACTTGACTTGATACCTCAAGCACAGATACACATCATAtggaagtgaaaatgaaaactctAGTTGATAAACAGGAAGGAATTAATATTACCAACGGGTATAGGAAGCTTGTACCTGTCAAAATGCTGATGCTTTCAATAACGTGTACCACAGAAAACACACGTTAAAATAGTTGTGCTCCGTGCATACACAAAGCTCACTTACAGAACCTCCTTTGTCGTAAACAAGTCTCAACCTTTCTGTGATGGCAGGGTCCCTGAAAGACCCTTCTACCTTAAAAATTACTACATGTGctcctcagagcagagggagcagctAATTAAACTaccaaattaaaatgcttttgagaGCTTGGACCTTGCAGGACCTTCTGTGTGCACAAGAGCTCTTCCGAGAGAACATTCCAAACACAAGAGAACATTCCAAATTCCACTGCTGTCTTGCTTAGTTTTCCCCCATCTTAATGGATGAGGGCAAGACATTCCTGCtatgtttgtaaatattttgaggGGAATGGTGGAATTTCTGGGGTTTGAAATATCCTTGCTTCTATTACTTACCTGGTACAGTGGGAAGAGGTCAGTTGGGGAAAATGTGAGGATTTCTTTAAGCTTGGCTTAAAACATCCTAGGCCGTGACTTGTCAAGGTGCCTAAGAAAGTTAAAAAATCAACTTGGAGCAGATTTTTTCCTGTACCTCAGGAAAGGCTCACTGACcttttatgcttaaaaaaaaataatctctccttTACGCAAATGGCCTGGCTAAGAAATGGATTTAGGTGATTCTTTCAGTAGCTTAGAAAGTTTCCTGAAACAAATACCAAGCTGTATATTAATAAGGCCTATAACTCTAATAAGCCTCTATAGTTACTGTCTGATTGCTGAAGAACTGTTCAAGGCGTTTAAGTAGATTTCCTTTTCAGTAGAAGTGCAAGGTTTCttagaagaaaataagaatttaggATGAAAATCTTGGTCTTGAAACTTAATCCATCAAGAACGAGTATGAAAAAATTCAATGTAAAGGCCAGTGGTTTTGTAAATGATAGTAGGTACAAGTATTCTGCAAGTTTAGCAATTCTAGCACTAGGTAATTTCTGCTAACAAACTACTGCGATTAGAAGGCATAGTATTTTAACTATGCAGTCAGTTCTTTTTCTTAGCTAAGTTGCTGTCTTTCTCTATCCTGTTGaaaattttacagtttcattCCATGCGGTGATGTTTGTGTTCATCTATagacaagaagaaaacatgagCTTTAGTTTTCTGATTTTTCCCTCAGTAATTTTCTCCGTCAGTTTGAGCTGTTCCTTCTCTGCTGATTTAATTCATCAAAATCTTCTAGCCAGCTGTAGTCCTTTGGCATTCTCTTTAGTGCTGGATTTATACTTTTCAAGTATCTTGAAGCATACCTGACTGGTAGGATggcacattaaaaaataaaaaaggtagtattgaaaaatgaaatagttaatggaatattcttttttttttccctctactaCTTATAGAAGGACATGCACTGCTCGGTTTCCGTATGTTCAATAGTCCTCCTTTGTCCTCAGTATATTGATACTCTCCTCACAACACAAAGTTTACTTTCATTTCCTTGCTCTGATACATAATCTCAACAACAATTAAAAAGgagcaaaaggaaaggcagacTTTAGGGTATTCTTAAGATTTATGCATTTTCCCTACTtataaaagacaacaaaatatCTAGATGTTTCTGAGGGAAAGGTTGTATTTCATCTGctttagacttaaaaaaaataaatatatatatatatgtatctcacATTGATAGCTGTTCTCTGTATAGCAAACAGCTGGTGTTGTGACAATAATACATTTCTAATCTTTAGAAATGAGTTGCACAATTGAAAAAGCCTTAGCAGATGCGAAAGCACTGGTGGAACGGCTAAGAGAACATGACAATGCAGCAGAAGCTCTTATTGAACAGACTACAGCTCTTAACAAGCGGGTTGAAGCAATGAAACAGGTTTGTTTTTCAACTTTGTTTACTCCATTAAAAGAACCACTTGGAAGCAcataatttaaagtaatttttgtgtACTACAGTCGAATGTAGAATCAGTATGTTGTTTGGTTAATCCTTTAATACCATACTAAGTATTTTCATTATAGGTGTGACTATGATCTATAAACAGGTTGTTTATATATTTAGTTTGATCCTGTGAAGAAGTGTTCTCTAGTTTAACTTCTCTAGAAGTTACTCTAgtttaaatattgaaatatttatcaaatattgAAAACTAGCATTTATTTGAAGAACACTGGTAGAAATGGTGTTGGTATCGTACAAACCAGTGTGTGGTGTCTTGTGTTTTGCTCTTCTGTAAAATACtacatgttttattaatttcaagATGCACATTTAATCATACCGAGGCCCTCTCATGGTTTCTTCTGTTGAGAATACTTTATATTTTCACAGTCTCCTTTTGTTTCAAAGTATTCTCTTAAGCTTATTCGGGATCATTGCCATTCTGATGTTAAACTGTCCAAGGCATGTCACTAGATTGAGCGTGACTTTCACTGGAGAACTTCTGGAAAAACATAAAGGTGTCTACTGACTTTCCAGATTAGAGTTCATCCTGTCATTTTAATAGAACAGAGGCAGTATTAATGGgcctgtaaaataataaaaccctGCATGTGCTTTATCTCTGTAAAACTAGTCATGCAGAGGCTCCATGACTTCAAATCGAGAGTATTGTCTTTGCTCAGTCAGGATCCATTCATTCAGGGCCATGTGACTTGTACCCATACAGCTTTGTCATTTAAGGTATTGGGAAGCCACAGTAAACATCTAGAGGTTAATACCCCATGGTTTTTCTTTACCATATGTATATCAGTTTTAAATTACTTGATGGTGAATTTGATCTGCATTAATTGAAGATTAAACCGTGCCCACTACACACATCTGAGGTATgaaacttgtttaaaaacaaaggtgCTACTTTAGTGTCTCTACAGGGCAGTGTATTAGCAATACCTTCAAAagcgtttttgtttgtttgtattataTAATTATTTCAAACCAAGCATTATCTTGCTGGTTACACACTTTGACTGACGCTAGAGCTGGTCCTTTATAACTTGCCGAGTAACGCTTGCCTTCGGTTATTTAAATatgttgtattatttttaataactagtatcaagaagaaattcaagAACTCAATGAAGTAGCAAGACATCGTCCTCGGTCTACGTTGGTAATGGGTATCCAACAAGAAAACAGACAGATTAGGGAATTGCAACAGGAGAATAAAGGTAAGACTTGACTGTTCTGTCCTTCTCAAGTTCCAGCCTGCACCAGTGGAATCAGGGAGACTTCTACCATTGATCACTGGGACTATGATTAACAAAAAAACAAGAGTCgtggaaaattactttttcagcCCTCACCTAATATTCAGCACAAATAAGGAGATAAATAGAACTTAATTCTGCAGTATAGGTATCTGTTTGGAAATGTGTTTTCCCACTGCTAAAAACAACTGATTTAGGAGCAGTGAGGACAAGTTGTAAATGCAGTAGTGTAATTCCTTCTGGAATTCTGTATGCTAGGAGTATACTGTTCCTTAGGTATTCCAACAGTTATATTCAGCAAAGGAGTCAGTGATCTTGATTCGTGTGAATCTTGTCTTATCTCAGACATTATTTGTCCTTGACTTGGTGGATTTTGAACACAAGCatttttaactcttattttaCCAAGCTGCACATTAAAACAGATCTGTAAACTTCTTTCCAGCTTTTGTACAATGTTGCTTATAGTGGCTAGAGTAAAGCTCTCCTCAGCTACGCTCAGGATGGCTTATATCAGCTAAAGGGATTGAATATGAAGTCATATTAACAAAAGACCTTATTTTTCTTACTGAACAAGAATTTTCCCAGGGTAGTCACCACTGAAGACATTTGCAGAGCCTACGAAGATTTTATGATGCAGGGCGAGGGGACATTCAGTTAAGGgcttattttggttttctcaAGCTGAAGTACATTTGCATTGTGTTTCAGTTCTTCTCTGTTAAACTTTATCTGAATTTAAAATTGTTTGTAGAACTACGCACATCTCTTGAAGAACATCAGTCTGCTTTGGAACTCATAATGAGCAAGTACAGAGAACAGATGTTTAGGTTGCTTATGGCGAGCAAGAAGGATGATCCAAGTATAATAACGAAGTTGAAAGAGCAACATTCCAAGGTAATGAGTTCaatattttttgcctttgttttttttagttaacGCTTAAGTTACTTTGTAGTGGATCAGTTCAGAGCTTACTTTGTCTGAGTTCTTATATCATTGTACAAAAAAGTCCTAATTTTTATAATCCAGGTCATGAAACAAGCAGGAAACTTGATCAGTCTAGTAAGTCAACTTTACTGGCTTCtgatttatttaagattttatcAAGTAGCATTTCATTACTATATCTACTTAATGACTTTTTGCCTAGGTCTTTAAGGCAACTGCCCTATTATACTTCCAGATGCCCGTAGATCTCAGTAACGTTCAAATATTTAGACTGGCTTTAACTTACGCTTGTGACTCCAGCAAATAATTAGTAACCCTGTGCTTACTGGGGAGAGTAGGAGGAGTAAGCTTTTTAAATtcaatgttaaaatatttttcccctatctatggcaaattaaaaaaaaaaaaacaacaaatcagtTAAAAGCTCTTTTGAATGTTGAATAACTGACATATGCTTCTCTTTCCTGCTTCAACCCTTGGTTTGTGCTTCAGTACTGGTCAGGATTACTAAGTAGAATCCAGGGCAGCCTGAGATACTTGAGGGGTGGTGAACGTTGCTGGTATTAGGTGTGCTTCATCTTACGgcttttgaaaacaagaaaagcaaagtgcTGTCAAGTAACATTCTTGTAAGCTATGAAGCATATATGAGTATTCAGCAGCTTCATACAAGATTAATATATGTTTTAATAGCAGTAATATATAGTTTaggcttttaaaatgtatatCCGGAAAAATTCACGATTCTAGGTCACTAACAGATCTAAACAGGAGCTTTCTATCAAAGTATTGTATTACACTGTAAATGAAACATAATTATCAGACAGCACTGGAACTGTGTAGACAAACATTAGTTCTAAGTGTTTCATCATCTTTGACCTCAACAAACTAAGTCCGCAAAGCAGAGTTAGGGTCTGCAtaccaagaaaacaaagcttGAGAATTTGATGCTTTCATATCTCCTTACGAAATCATATGTGTGTAATTAGTGCCATTGAAATCAATGTAACTACTTAGATTGATATGAAAGAATTTATTGGATTAGAACTGTATCTTTTAACATTAGTGCCTGAAAAATGATAGGTTTATATCCTTTTCAAAAGAAGTTACCTTAGTATCTAGTATAGCATATCTTACAGCCTCAGGAGAGCATAGATTTATATCCAAGACAAGAGAGTAAAGTTATATCTGTCCTGAAATGGACTTTGAAATTTCATTTAGGAACACTTCTATGGGTTAAAAGCtggaggtaaaaaaaaccaaaacaaaccacaagcaaacccaaaaccacacaaacaataTTATTTAAACAGGAGATTCAGGCTTCGACATTTTGGTTAAATCTGATCCCACAAGAACGCCCAATGAAGAGGATTTATCACCCTTATCCTGACACTTAGCATTTCAGAAATTTCATTGTTTCTTCTTCTGACCAGCCTTCACATTCAGTAAGATTGTTCAATCTTGAAGCAGTCTTTAAATACTTCTCTCCTATTAACTAAGAAATCTGTCATGTCTAAGGAATTAATCTCTGTCACCAGTAATCACTGTTCTCAGAAGTGACAGCTTTTGATTTTAGTGCCTATTTacaaaagattatttaaaaaaaaatcattgatttCTGCAGATCAACAAGTACCTCTGTTACACAGAAAACCAATTTCTTTTAGCAATGTTGTATGCAGGAGAAAAGTGTGTGTTGGTAGTAATGACCCTGATTGAAGTGTGCTGTTTGAATTCACTCAACTGAAATAAGCCCTAAAAacatgtgttgggttttttttctccaaaggggaaaaaaaaattgtacggcaaaaaaaaaagagagcaataCAAAAAGTGTTTGTAGATGTTTGAGGCTATCTTCATTAAGAAACACTTTGATTGGATTGTTTGCTATTACAGCATCCAAGATTTACACCTCTGCCTTCCAGTCTAGAATCTTACAGTTTTCTGTTAGTATCTGATCTAACATCAGTGACCTTGGAAGAGGCCCTAAATCATATCGATCAAGAGGCCACTTAAGCTGGCAAAATAGGAAGTAGGGAGGACAGAAATATAACTAAAAACCACTAATGCTCTCCCAGTCCTTCTCAAGGGTACATCCTTGCCAACTTACTCTTTTACCGCTGATCACAGCTTCCTTTCAAGATAAATTTagttttttcattgaaaaaaaaaaaaaagtttaatgtaATGGCCTTCTctgaaaactgagaagaaaataaagattcaCAGCAAgtttttgggggtggtttttttttttttttttttttttttttctctcccctctatGCTGTGAGTGGGCATTTAATGAGTAAACAGCTAAACCATGGCTTTGGCAGTTGGAATGGTAGAGAATAAAGGATGGAAAGGGCCAGTGTTCGTTTTAGTAAAGTATATTTGTTTTGGTCAGGTAAAGTTTGATTCCAAATGAGGCAGTTCTGTATGGTACTTTAATAATTTCTGGAAGTTTAAAGGCAAGTTGATCATCTGCTAGATGTTCCAGTGTTCCAGTCAAACTCATAATTTAAAGGTGGGATTTAACTTTAGTCTATACCTTTCTTCATTTCACTCCTACTGTTCCACTTTTCCTGATACTAGTTAGTAGCTGTTGTGAATTTTGTCCAAGGGATAGGCTGACATGATAGTAGAGTTGGAGTAAAAGACAAGTTGAagaaaagacaatgaaaaataaaaccttctgGAAATACCATTAAAATATTTGGCTTAACTGAACAGCAACAAATGCCAAAGGCATAGGCTCTTTATCTAGATCTGCTGTAGTGACCCTTTAAGCATttcctgctgataggttgaacGGTGAGAAAATAAACTGTCACCTGAACCAACAAGGTCCAGGCAAGAGATCGCTTCTCTGCAAACAGTGAAGGTTATCTAAAAATCTAGCTTCCTTGCAAAGGCTGTTGTGCCCGTGTTAATGGTTCCTATCATCCCAACCCTGGCTGCAGAACAGGACAAGAGCAAACCAAAGTTACTGCTCTTTTTCCACCTCCTTGAATCTTTCGGCAAGATGTGGTCGTTAGTTATTTATTGTAGGAAAGTACCCTACCAGCATTAATAAACAAACATAAAGAGGTCAGTCAGGACACAAAAGTTTCTGTTACAATTCAGCGAAGACAAGGGCCTCTGAAGTCCAGATCACAGATAAGCTGGAATTGGAAGTGGATTCAAGTGGAAGTATCTAAAAAAGAGTGAAGGACAGATCTGAGTTTCCTAATACGTGACACAGTAAGGATGACCGCTTCACCTGCTCATGGGCTGGTACTGGCTGTACCAGCTTGAGATGAGATTTCAAACAAACGGAAGGAATATCGTGGATCCTGGTGCTCTTAGATGAGTTTAGTCTTTCTGCATATCCAAAATGATGTTCATCAACTCTTGCATCACAGCAGGGCCTTGTCAGAGCAAGCGCATGGCTAACTTATAGCCATTTGGAAGATGTTGGAAGCTATGTAAGACAGTCatttaagtgtattttttttaatataaaattctaATAAAAGGGATCACTGCGTAGCAAAccagatttatttaaataaacaggaCCACAGTGTCTACTCATGCTGTAAAGTTATAGAGACcttgtttattttcacaaatatagGTCTGTGTTCACATTTTTATTCAGTGACACAGCagataaaatgcatatttaatgttttgcttatttttagtaATGCAGAAAATGTATTACTAAAGctttcatgattttatttttatgtcttagGAGCTGCAAGTGCATGTGGACCAAATTACAGAAATGGCAGCAGT
Above is a window of Larus michahellis chromosome 1, bLarMic1.1, whole genome shotgun sequence DNA encoding:
- the FGFR1OP2 gene encoding FGFR1 oncogene partner 2 isoform X3, with product MKMSCTIEKALADAKALVERLREHDNAAEALIEQTTALNKRVEAMKQYQEEIQELNEVARHRPRSTLVMGIQQENRQIRELQQENKELRTSLEEHQSALELIMSKYREQMFRLLMASKKDDPSIITKLKEQHSKELQVHVDQITEMAAVMRKAIEIDEKHGCKEQERIIQLEQENKGLREILQITRESFLNLKKEDASESTSLSGLVTSSDLSLRKS
- the FGFR1OP2 gene encoding FGFR1 oncogene partner 2 isoform X2, producing MPPRRSSPAAGGETAGRAGVRERAAAVTPEMSCTIEKALADAKALVERLREHDNAAEALIEQTTALNKRVEAMKQYQEEIQELNEVARHRPRSTLVMGIQQENRQIRELQQENKELRTSLEEHQSALELIMSKYREQMFRLLMASKKDDPSIITKLKEQHSKELQVHVDQITEMAAVMRKAIEIDEKHGCKEQERIIQLEQENKGLREILQITRESFLNLKKEDASESTSLSGLVTSSDLSLRKS
- the FGFR1OP2 gene encoding FGFR1 oncogene partner 2 isoform X1, whose translation is MSCTIEKALADAKALVERLREHDNAAEALIEQTTALNKRVEAMKQYQEEIQELNEVARHRPRSTLVMGIQQENRQIRELQQENKELRTSLEEHQSALELIMSKYREQMFRLLMASKKDDPSIITKLKEQHSKELQVHVDQITEMAAVMRKAIEIDEKHGCKEQERIIQLEQENKGLREILQITRESFLNLKKEDASESTSLSGLVTSSDLSLRKS